CCCACTGCACAACAATATCCCCGACTGGCTCAACCTGACCGCAACAGGCCGCCTCAAGGAGGCCTATGAGGTTAGCCAAGCGACAAACACTTTCCCCGAGATTTGCGGCCGTATCTGCCCACAGGATCGCCTTTGCGAAGGCAACTGTGTGATCGAACAGTCCGGCCACGGCACTGTAACCATCGGCGCCGTCGAGAAATATATCACCGACACCGCTTGGGAAAACGGCTGGGTCACACCTGTTACACCAGCGCAGGAGCGCACCGAAAGCGTGGGCATCATTGGCGCGGGGCCGGGTGGTCTTGCTGCTGCTGAGCGGCTTCGGGCGCAGGGCATCCAAGTCACTGTCTATGACCGCTATGACCGCGCCGGCGGTCTGCTGACCTATGGCATCCCTGGGTTCAAACTTGAAAAAGACGTTGTTATGCGCCGTATTGACCAGCTTGAGCAGGGCGGCGTGACAATGAAGCTGAACTGCAACATTGGCACCGATATTACCTTTGGCGCACTGCGCGGGCAGCATGACGCTGTGATCATCGCAACGGGCGTCTACAAAACTCGTGACCTTGGTGGAGAAGGTGCTGCGGCTGACGGGATCGTCAACGCGATTGACTATCTCACAACCTCCAATCGCCTCAGCTTTGGCGACACTGTACCAGAGTACGAAAGCGGTGAACTGAACGCAGCGGGCAAAAAAGTTGTCGTCATCGGCGGCGGCGACACGGCAATGGACTGTGTGCGCACAGCAATCCGTCAAGGCGCGGAAAGCGTGAAATGCCTTTACCGCCGTGACCGCGCCAACATGCCTGGCTCACAGCGTGAAGTGAACAATGCCGAAGAAGAAGGCGTTATTTTTGAATGGCTTGCAGCACCTGCAGGCTTTGTTGGCAACCCTGTGAACGCCGTGAAGGTCCAGAAGATGCGCCTTGGCGCACCTGATGTGAGCGGACGTCAGAGCCCTGAAGTGATCGAGGGAGCCGACTATAATGAAGCGGCAGACCTTGTGATCAAGGCCCTTGGCTTTGAGGCGGAAGACCTGCCAACACTCTGGGACTCGCCCGAGCTTCCAGTGACCCGCTGGGGAACAGTAAAGGCCGAGTACGAAACGGGCGCGACAGAGCTGGAAGGCGTTTACGCCATTGGCGATATTGTGCGCGGTGCCTCGCTTGTTGTCTGGGCCATCCGCGACGGACGCGACTGTGCCGATGCAATCCTAACAAAATTTGCCGCTGTTAACAAAATCGCGGCGGAGTGATTCTAGGGGGGTGAAAAGCGTGCACACTGCGTGCACAACCCGTGCACCGCTAAAACGGGTTTTCGCCAAAACGCCAATCGTGACCCGTGCGTGCGCCACCCCCATAGGACAACTAGACTGACTTAGACGAGAAACGAGACGAATGACTGAAACGAGAGACATCAGCGGACAGTGCCTATGCGGCGCCGTGACAGTGCGAGCCACTGTGACAGCGCCAACTGTACGCGCGTGTCACTGTGATATGTGCCGCCGTCACACGAGCAGCATGTTTATGTCTCTGAAGACCGATGAGGGCAGTATCCGCCTGAGCGGACCAGCCAAGAGCTTTGTCTCTTCTGATTGGGCCGAGCGCGGCTTCTGTCCGACCTGCGGCTCGACGCTTTGGTACGGGCTGCGCGAGACTGGCGAGATCAACCTTGCCGCAGGTTTGTTTGACAATGCGGGCGGCGCGCCGCTCACCACCGAATTTTTTGCCGATATGTGCCCTGAAGGCTATGCGCTTGCAGGCCAGCATAAGCGGCTGACAACTGACGAAACGATTGCGCTGTTTGCGCCTGAGGAGGACTAAAGCCATGACCACATATGATGAAAACTGGGTGCGTGAAGAAGAAG
This genomic window from Lentibacter algarum contains:
- a CDS encoding NAD(P)-dependent oxidoreductase yields the protein MAKQPMLKFVSVERDMPEKRAAGARKQDFGEIYQEYAKAKAEEQASRCSQCGVPYCQNHCPLHNNIPDWLNLTATGRLKEAYEVSQATNTFPEICGRICPQDRLCEGNCVIEQSGHGTVTIGAVEKYITDTAWENGWVTPVTPAQERTESVGIIGAGPGGLAAAERLRAQGIQVTVYDRYDRAGGLLTYGIPGFKLEKDVVMRRIDQLEQGGVTMKLNCNIGTDITFGALRGQHDAVIIATGVYKTRDLGGEGAAADGIVNAIDYLTTSNRLSFGDTVPEYESGELNAAGKKVVVIGGGDTAMDCVRTAIRQGAESVKCLYRRDRANMPGSQREVNNAEEEGVIFEWLAAPAGFVGNPVNAVKVQKMRLGAPDVSGRQSPEVIEGADYNEAADLVIKALGFEAEDLPTLWDSPELPVTRWGTVKAEYETGATELEGVYAIGDIVRGASLVVWAIRDGRDCADAILTKFAAVNKIAAE
- a CDS encoding GFA family protein; the protein is MTETRDISGQCLCGAVTVRATVTAPTVRACHCDMCRRHTSSMFMSLKTDEGSIRLSGPAKSFVSSDWAERGFCPTCGSTLWYGLRETGEINLAAGLFDNAGGAPLTTEFFADMCPEGYALAGQHKRLTTDETIALFAPEED